In Dysidea avara chromosome 3, odDysAvar1.4, whole genome shotgun sequence, a single window of DNA contains:
- the LOC136249218 gene encoding ATP-binding cassette sub-family F member 2-like — MRYMMKCYPEEKEEEQMRRSLGRYGLTGKQQICPMRNLSDGQRCRVVFAWLAFRRPHMLLLDEPTNHLDIETIDALADAILNFDGGMMLVSHDFRLISQVAKEIWVCQGGKVKPWPGDIQSYKMHLKKKVNDVS, encoded by the exons ATGCGGTACATGATGAAGTGTTATCCTGAGGAGAAGGAGGAAGAGCAGATGAGAAGATCTCTAGGAAGATATGGATTAACTGGGAAGCAACAG ATTTGTCCAATGAGAAACTTGTCAGATGGTCAGAGGTGTAGAGTTGTATTTGCATGGCTGGCATTCCGGCGTCCTCACATGTTATTACTGGATGAACCCACCAATCATTTGGACATTGAGACAATTGATGCATTAGCTGATGCCATACTAAACTTTGATGGTGGAATGATGTTAGTTAGTCATGACTTCAGACTGATCAGCCAG GTTGCTAAAGAAATCTGGGTGTGTCAAGGTGGCAAAGTAAAGCCTTGGCCTGGTGACATTCAATCATACAAAATGCACCTCAAGAAAAAAGTGAATGATGTCTCCTAA
- the LOC136249216 gene encoding tyrosine-protein kinase receptor-like isoform X2, producing the protein MGLMVDSAVNQATYRFTMCGSRGREGPTMMECIQHYCNNGSLVCGHLLNEGTRGSQIFVVPRSGNYTVTIAGASGGHGVCSNYSGLGVIARNAVQFRRGERLRILVGQQGVSACDGHQDVDVCQLANDRVACENLWYTTYSDISNNEYIFFDGGGGGGGASLLENVNIRYSPIVIAPGGGGSGAIFNLTSFFSISNIMYNDFDEMEIIYQNFSYGHVYESPSQSPVGSIGTRTFRDSAAPGAGYYSDGFFPRASDPDPLSRNAYGGEDCSEYVRTIVSESLLFTDTHGGFGGGGGGCNGGGGGGGYTGGSITVFGETIPGEGGYSWPNPPWPLIGYNDGDGYVELFLESCGCTYYCNMLNESSFECSCPPDTSLAPNGLDCYKEEKYFADTDMDWILLSHPIYGEVTANIVTLNNTLFAYSTAVLFSNDSSSNHCAVLFVNNMGNVTAVTRFINRSSDVEYLLPFLVATLSPTLTSLFMNNDIVLLEPISIASVITFGIGGDCLLEELIINASIDDIYEIIPAPDQLFNLSSTTILTRYLDLFMSMMNDTYNITVATDSTDDESSLSAGAIFGIVISVCAVIMSMVVVMLIVTVFYYHHYHHYHHKQSHLQYEVGMETVVSTNFTIDQEDEIDKTTVGVANPYEVLHPTNKDVQQNIEMSDLQKDTNGDSTLKYGMSAPLQDYYNFNCSRQDDWSYDRAKLIYMRDIGEGQFGKVLLMSAKDICDIQGSVLVAVKTLTSRNPKDISRFLEEVNLMKRFVHPNIVSLLGHCEATSDGAPLMILELMQYGDLKWFLQANKPTNDDDTSVITDSVAFNIANDIASGLEYLTTNKYVHRDVAARNCLIGENFTAKLSDFGLARGVHEKDYYKVVTSAVLPVRWLAPESLLYGKFTSASDVWSYGVLVWEIMTFGETPYEGRHMRDFKFMTLWKWPVMGRYSSAALLNVVRHWLIL; encoded by the exons CCACCTACAGGTTCACAATGTGTGGTAGCAGGGGTAGAGAAGGACCAACAATGATGGAGTGTATACAACATTACTGTAACAATGGATCACTTGTGTGTGGTCATCTACTTAATGAAGGCACCAGAGGATCTCAGATATTTGTTGTCCCCAGAAGTGGTAACTACACAGTGACTATTGCAGGGGCCAGTGGTGGTCATGGAGTGTGTTCTAACTATAGTGGACTGGGGGTGATTGCTAGGAATGCAGTTCAGTTTAGAAGAGGTGAAAGGCTTCGAATTTTAGTAGGACAACAAGGAGTTAGTGCTTGTGATGGTCACCAAGATGTTGATGTTTGTCAACTAGCAAATGATAGGGTAGCTTGTGAGAATCTGTGGTATACAACCTATAGCGACATATCGAATAATGAATACATTTTCTTTGATGGAGGGGGAGGTGGTGGAGGTGCCAGTTTATTAGAAAATGTAAATATTAGGTATTCTCCAATTGTAATTGCTCCTGGTGGAGGAGGCTCTGGGGCTATATTTAATTTAACCTCTTTCTTCTCAATATCTAACATAATGTATAATGATTTTGATGAAATGGAAATAATCTATCAGAACTTTTCATATGGCCATGTTTATGAAAGTCCATCTCAATCGCCAGTTGGCAGTATTGGTACCAGGACATTTAGAGATTCAGCAGCTCCCGGTGCTGGGTATTATTCAGATGGATTTTTTCCAAGAGCATCAGATCCTGATCCTCTGAGCCGTAATGCTTATGGTGGAGAAGATTGCAGTGAATATGTAAGAACTATTGTTTCTGAATCACTACTGTTTACTGATACTCATGGTGGATTTGGGGGAGGAGGTGGAGGCTGTAATGGTGGAGGTGGTGGGGGAGGGTACACTGGTGGATCGATAACTGTGTTTGGGGAAACTATTCCTGGTGAAGGAGGTTATTCTTGGCCTAATCCTCCATGGCCACTGATAGGATACAATGATGGTGATGGATATGTTGAGCTATTTCTTGAGTCATGTGGTTGTACCTACTACTGTAACATGTTAAATGAGTCATCATTTGAGTGTTCCTGTCCACCTGATACTTCACTAGCTCCCAATGGTCTTGACTGCTATAAAGAAG AAAAGTATTTCGCCGACACTGACATGGATTGGATATTGTTATCACATCCAATATATGGAGAAGTCACAGCCAACATTGTTACTTTAAATAACACATTATTTGCCTACAGCACTGCTGTATTGTTCAGTAATGATAGTTCTTCAAATCATTGTGCAGTATTGTTTGTGAACAACATGGGTAATGTAACTGCAGTCACAAGGTTCATTAACAG GTCAAGTGATGTTGAATATTTGCTTCCATTTTTGGTGGCCACATTATCTCCTACACTAACCAGTCTGTTTATGAATAATGATATTGTCCTATTGGAACCAATTTCTATAGCTTCTGTGATAACATTTGGTATAGGAGGAGACTGCCTACTAGAGGAACTGATAATTAATGCAAGTATTGATGACATTTATG AAATTATTCCAGCTCCTGATCAGTTATTCAACCTCAGCTCTACAACAATTTTAACAAGATACTTGGATTTGTTCATGTCAATGATGAATGATACTTATAATATCACTGTTGCTACTGACTCAACTGATGATGAGTCATCATTGTCAGCTGGTGCTATTTTTGGAATTGTGATCTCTGTTTGTGCTGTTATCATGAGTATGGTAGTGGTGATGTTGATTGTGACAGTATTCTATTATCACCATTATCACCATTATCACCACAAACAGTC ACACTTGCAGTATGAAGTGGGTATGGAGACAGTGGTCAGTACTAATTTCACCATTGATCAG GAAGATGAGATTGACAAGACTACAGTTGGAGTTGCCAATCCA TATGAGGTGCTACATCCAACTAATAAAGATGTGCAACAAAATATA GAAATGTCAGATTTACAAAAGGACACAAATGGTGATAGCACACTGAAGTATGGCATGTCAGCTCCTCTGCAAGACTACTATAATTTTAACTGTTCAAGACAAGAT GATTGGAGTTATGATAGAGCTAAACTTATTTACATGCGTGACATTGGAGAAGGTCAATTTGGAAAAGTTCTACTAATGTCAGCCAAG GACATTTGTGATATCCAAGGATCAGTCCTGGTGGCAGTAAAGACATTGACTAGTAGAAATCCAAAAGATATTTCAAGATTTTTGGAAGAAGTTAACTTAATGAAAAGATTTGTTCATCCCAACATAGTCAGCTTACTTG GACATTGTGAGGCCACTAGTGATGGTGCTCCATTaatgatactagaactaatgcaGTATGGTGACCTCAAGTGGTTCTTACAAGCCAATAA ACCTACTAATGATGACGATACAAGTGTAATCACAGACAGTGTAGCTTTCAACATTGCAAATGAT ATTGCTAGTGGTTTGGAATATCTTACAACTAACAAATATGTTCATCGTGATGTAGCAGCAAGAAATTGTCTGA TTGGTGAGAATTTCACAGCAAAATTATCAGATTTTGGTTTGGCTCGTGGTGTGCATGAAAAGGATTATTACAAGGTTGTCACTAGTGCAGTACTACCAGTAAGGTGGCTTGCTCCAGAGTCACTGTTGTATGGGAAGTTTACTTCAGCATCTGATGTGTG gtCGTATGGTGTACTAGTATGGGAAATTATGACATTTGGAGAAACGCCATATGAGGGACGCCATATGAGGGACTTCAAATTCATGACATTGTGGAAATGGCCAGTGATGGGACGCTACAGCTCAGCTG CCCTGCTGAACGTTGTAAGGCATTGGCTGATCTTGTGA
- the LOC136249216 gene encoding tyrosine-protein kinase receptor-like isoform X1 has translation MTLFFCILFAVYRGLMVDSAVNQATYRFTMCGSRGREGPTMMECIQHYCNNGSLVCGHLLNEGTRGSQIFVVPRSGNYTVTIAGASGGHGVCSNYSGLGVIARNAVQFRRGERLRILVGQQGVSACDGHQDVDVCQLANDRVACENLWYTTYSDISNNEYIFFDGGGGGGGASLLENVNIRYSPIVIAPGGGGSGAIFNLTSFFSISNIMYNDFDEMEIIYQNFSYGHVYESPSQSPVGSIGTRTFRDSAAPGAGYYSDGFFPRASDPDPLSRNAYGGEDCSEYVRTIVSESLLFTDTHGGFGGGGGGCNGGGGGGGYTGGSITVFGETIPGEGGYSWPNPPWPLIGYNDGDGYVELFLESCGCTYYCNMLNESSFECSCPPDTSLAPNGLDCYKEEKYFADTDMDWILLSHPIYGEVTANIVTLNNTLFAYSTAVLFSNDSSSNHCAVLFVNNMGNVTAVTRFINRSSDVEYLLPFLVATLSPTLTSLFMNNDIVLLEPISIASVITFGIGGDCLLEELIINASIDDIYEIIPAPDQLFNLSSTTILTRYLDLFMSMMNDTYNITVATDSTDDESSLSAGAIFGIVISVCAVIMSMVVVMLIVTVFYYHHYHHYHHKQSHLQYEVGMETVVSTNFTIDQEDEIDKTTVGVANPYEVLHPTNKDVQQNIEMSDLQKDTNGDSTLKYGMSAPLQDYYNFNCSRQDDWSYDRAKLIYMRDIGEGQFGKVLLMSAKDICDIQGSVLVAVKTLTSRNPKDISRFLEEVNLMKRFVHPNIVSLLGHCEATSDGAPLMILELMQYGDLKWFLQANKPTNDDDTSVITDSVAFNIANDIASGLEYLTTNKYVHRDVAARNCLIGENFTAKLSDFGLARGVHEKDYYKVVTSAVLPVRWLAPESLLYGKFTSASDVWSYGVLVWEIMTFGETPYEGRHMRDFKFMTLWKWPVMGRYSSAALLNVVRHWLIL, from the exons CCACCTACAGGTTCACAATGTGTGGTAGCAGGGGTAGAGAAGGACCAACAATGATGGAGTGTATACAACATTACTGTAACAATGGATCACTTGTGTGTGGTCATCTACTTAATGAAGGCACCAGAGGATCTCAGATATTTGTTGTCCCCAGAAGTGGTAACTACACAGTGACTATTGCAGGGGCCAGTGGTGGTCATGGAGTGTGTTCTAACTATAGTGGACTGGGGGTGATTGCTAGGAATGCAGTTCAGTTTAGAAGAGGTGAAAGGCTTCGAATTTTAGTAGGACAACAAGGAGTTAGTGCTTGTGATGGTCACCAAGATGTTGATGTTTGTCAACTAGCAAATGATAGGGTAGCTTGTGAGAATCTGTGGTATACAACCTATAGCGACATATCGAATAATGAATACATTTTCTTTGATGGAGGGGGAGGTGGTGGAGGTGCCAGTTTATTAGAAAATGTAAATATTAGGTATTCTCCAATTGTAATTGCTCCTGGTGGAGGAGGCTCTGGGGCTATATTTAATTTAACCTCTTTCTTCTCAATATCTAACATAATGTATAATGATTTTGATGAAATGGAAATAATCTATCAGAACTTTTCATATGGCCATGTTTATGAAAGTCCATCTCAATCGCCAGTTGGCAGTATTGGTACCAGGACATTTAGAGATTCAGCAGCTCCCGGTGCTGGGTATTATTCAGATGGATTTTTTCCAAGAGCATCAGATCCTGATCCTCTGAGCCGTAATGCTTATGGTGGAGAAGATTGCAGTGAATATGTAAGAACTATTGTTTCTGAATCACTACTGTTTACTGATACTCATGGTGGATTTGGGGGAGGAGGTGGAGGCTGTAATGGTGGAGGTGGTGGGGGAGGGTACACTGGTGGATCGATAACTGTGTTTGGGGAAACTATTCCTGGTGAAGGAGGTTATTCTTGGCCTAATCCTCCATGGCCACTGATAGGATACAATGATGGTGATGGATATGTTGAGCTATTTCTTGAGTCATGTGGTTGTACCTACTACTGTAACATGTTAAATGAGTCATCATTTGAGTGTTCCTGTCCACCTGATACTTCACTAGCTCCCAATGGTCTTGACTGCTATAAAGAAG AAAAGTATTTCGCCGACACTGACATGGATTGGATATTGTTATCACATCCAATATATGGAGAAGTCACAGCCAACATTGTTACTTTAAATAACACATTATTTGCCTACAGCACTGCTGTATTGTTCAGTAATGATAGTTCTTCAAATCATTGTGCAGTATTGTTTGTGAACAACATGGGTAATGTAACTGCAGTCACAAGGTTCATTAACAG GTCAAGTGATGTTGAATATTTGCTTCCATTTTTGGTGGCCACATTATCTCCTACACTAACCAGTCTGTTTATGAATAATGATATTGTCCTATTGGAACCAATTTCTATAGCTTCTGTGATAACATTTGGTATAGGAGGAGACTGCCTACTAGAGGAACTGATAATTAATGCAAGTATTGATGACATTTATG AAATTATTCCAGCTCCTGATCAGTTATTCAACCTCAGCTCTACAACAATTTTAACAAGATACTTGGATTTGTTCATGTCAATGATGAATGATACTTATAATATCACTGTTGCTACTGACTCAACTGATGATGAGTCATCATTGTCAGCTGGTGCTATTTTTGGAATTGTGATCTCTGTTTGTGCTGTTATCATGAGTATGGTAGTGGTGATGTTGATTGTGACAGTATTCTATTATCACCATTATCACCATTATCACCACAAACAGTC ACACTTGCAGTATGAAGTGGGTATGGAGACAGTGGTCAGTACTAATTTCACCATTGATCAG GAAGATGAGATTGACAAGACTACAGTTGGAGTTGCCAATCCA TATGAGGTGCTACATCCAACTAATAAAGATGTGCAACAAAATATA GAAATGTCAGATTTACAAAAGGACACAAATGGTGATAGCACACTGAAGTATGGCATGTCAGCTCCTCTGCAAGACTACTATAATTTTAACTGTTCAAGACAAGAT GATTGGAGTTATGATAGAGCTAAACTTATTTACATGCGTGACATTGGAGAAGGTCAATTTGGAAAAGTTCTACTAATGTCAGCCAAG GACATTTGTGATATCCAAGGATCAGTCCTGGTGGCAGTAAAGACATTGACTAGTAGAAATCCAAAAGATATTTCAAGATTTTTGGAAGAAGTTAACTTAATGAAAAGATTTGTTCATCCCAACATAGTCAGCTTACTTG GACATTGTGAGGCCACTAGTGATGGTGCTCCATTaatgatactagaactaatgcaGTATGGTGACCTCAAGTGGTTCTTACAAGCCAATAA ACCTACTAATGATGACGATACAAGTGTAATCACAGACAGTGTAGCTTTCAACATTGCAAATGAT ATTGCTAGTGGTTTGGAATATCTTACAACTAACAAATATGTTCATCGTGATGTAGCAGCAAGAAATTGTCTGA TTGGTGAGAATTTCACAGCAAAATTATCAGATTTTGGTTTGGCTCGTGGTGTGCATGAAAAGGATTATTACAAGGTTGTCACTAGTGCAGTACTACCAGTAAGGTGGCTTGCTCCAGAGTCACTGTTGTATGGGAAGTTTACTTCAGCATCTGATGTGTG gtCGTATGGTGTACTAGTATGGGAAATTATGACATTTGGAGAAACGCCATATGAGGGACGCCATATGAGGGACTTCAAATTCATGACATTGTGGAAATGGCCAGTGATGGGACGCTACAGCTCAGCTG CCCTGCTGAACGTTGTAAGGCATTGGCTGATCTTGTGA